Proteins from one Salarias fasciatus chromosome 14, fSalaFa1.1, whole genome shotgun sequence genomic window:
- the cep126 gene encoding centrosomal protein of 126 kDa: protein MDNFFYHSNPRLGSDGGLDTERQLLTEEQKMCKTRARKFSLETNRRRKALDERRRQWDMQEQQLREHILQQRRQQVQDVTERFQRAHLPSSQRRRQSMRRNVINLDDALNHIRCTSSIHSRQNSFTNNSNISSCTPSPKPPTVSKSSLHQALSAVEAYTQLQQDQSRAEKQQDHSPQGSHVSECCNSESLSSKDSLDNEDLEPSTKNPQSSFSSFFIGSEKTHPDLREQSDLCPPADLTPFSGMLLLADNLAPSRKQFEPKPKKQEDSDWPHEKMHIPKPSWEYTSVQKTAKADTRPALHNCNILAVCELMSDDSEDFKTNSPQSSSREHIITTGDTSGNATNLESACPEQETLLDIKEQKNHDVKLLKYPSATEIPSPAKNGNGKDVFFGSTSKPNIFLNDSTTDNLVKEETPQQTAEDSHYLSSQREPSASINNLNKGLNTHHKHEKSFNAASLQHACSSNIQSGTHKCQEYLDEEVRKLPVSEAASRPACEVRFIKGILKKQSKYMSGNPTHACGAGHLIFAKQVALAIRDSVELTRAKAKDTEGNKTVKKKLRWFDEMHVEKEAKEQNMMKHARGKSSNPPQCKNSPEDHQLSLAAGAGTPKAGPRVTPAASARSHFTKEAWADVGVQTGPPQERSDEVKVPRCNTRTGGPRVPRRERSARATAGLVSSRTRKGTVMRPQSATEVSQIAKAQGRAMAPRPPPRMDSVAVKTAYVSKTPYGLDLSGFHCKQAPAAEQTLHRSSSDVFLSLSTHHAIPADCSVTYAPLPPSYIPPFSEGSSKSASGPGHQETHNCGRRRGMAVSEKGLCLDCTPTEDEISQLWHDVRSALTTKDAKTAQRRQAPENGRVSRKPCVQPPGSGNRRPLPTSQPSKQTTQLARPFSVSSCATFPNRGSESTTQFHLAEAHAQGLLEEERDAAAAMETAAQTQKPGQQQGLTNISLEEQKILLSLERLNHQLHCAQEYVGVNSGSRGPVLIGETFVRDMKVSLYKRCASSASSRSRFQKKS, encoded by the exons ATGGACAACTTCTTCTACCACTC AAATCCAAGGTTGGGATCTGATGGGGGCCTCGACACTGAAAGACAACTCCTGACTGAGGAGCAGAAGATGTGCAAAACGAGGGCCCGCAAGTTTTCTCTGGAGACCAACCGCCGCAGAAA GGCGCTGGATGAACGGCGGAGGCAGTGGGacatgcaggagcagcagctgcgagAACACATCTTACAGCAGCGCAGGCAGCAGGTGCAGGATGTGACCGAGCGCTTCCAGAGGGCTCATCTGCCTTCGTCTCAGAGACGGAGGCAAT CAATGAGAAGAAATGTCATAAATCTTGACGATGCACTCAACCACATCCGATGTACTTCAAGCATACACAGCCGGCAGAACTCATTTACCAACAACTCCAACATCAGCAG CTGCACTCCTTCTCCTAAGCCTCCCACTGTTTCTAAATCCTCCCTCCACCAAGCGCTGTCCGCCGTGGAAGCCTACACCCAACTGCAACAGGatcagagcagagcggagaAGCAGCAAGATCACAGTCCACAG GGCAGCCACGTGTCGGAATGCTGTAATTCTGAGAGCCTGTCAAGTAAAGACAGCTTGGATAACGAGGACCTCGAACCCAGCACCAAGAATCCTCAGTCTTCCTTTTCATCTTTCTTCATCGGCTCGGAAAAGACCCACCCGGACCTGAGAGAGCAGAGCGATCTGTGTCCCCCAGCCGACCTGACGCCGTTCTCGGGGATGCTCCTTCTCGCCGACAACTTGGCCCCgtcaagaaaacagtttgagCCCAAGCCGAAGAAACAGGAGGACTCGGACTGGCCTCATGAGAAGATGCATATTCCCAAACCTTCTTGGGAGTACACGTCTGTTCAGAAAACAGCCAAAGCAGACACGCGGCCTGCTCTGCACAACTGTAACATCTTAGCTGTTTGTGAACTTATGAGTGATGACTCGGAGGACTTTAAAACAAACTCCCCTCAGAGCAGTTCCAGGGAACACATCATTACTACTGGAGATACGTCTGGAAACGCGACAAATCTTGAGTCCGCCTGTCCCGAGCAAGAGACTCTGTTGGATATCAAAGAGCAGAAGAACCATGATGTCAAGCTACTAAAATATCCGTCAGCTACAGAAATCCCTTCGCCTGCCAAAAATGGCAACGGCAAAGACGTGTTTTTCGGGTCTACCTCAAAGCCAAATATTTTCCTAAACGATAGCACAACAGATAATTTGGTAAAAGAAGAAACTCCTcagcaaacagcagaagacagccaCTATCTGTCATCTCAGCGAGAGCCCAGCGCTTCCATAAACAATCTCAACAAGGGTTTAAACACGCACCACAAACATGAGAAGTCCTTCAACGCGGCGTCGCTGCAGCATGCATGCTCGTCTAATATTCAGTCTGGAACGCACAAATGTCAGGAGTACCTCGACGAGGAGGTACGAAAACTGCCTGTTTCAGAAGCAGCGTCTCGTCCGGCGTGTGAAGTCAGATTCATCAAAGGGATCCTGAAAAAGCAGTCCAAATACATGTCGGGAAATCCCACGCACGCCTGCGGAGCAGGGCACTTGATTTTTGCCAAACAGGTAGCGTTGGCAATCAGAGACAGCGTGGAATTAACCAGGGCGAAAGCAAAGGACACAGAGGGCAATAAGactgtcaagaagaagctgcgGTGGTTTGACGAGATGCATGTGGAAAAAGAGGCCAAAGAGCAGAACATGATGAAACACGCGAGAGGCAAGTCTTCCAATCCTCCTCAGTGCAAAAACAGCCCGGAGGACCACCAGCTGAGTCTGGCTGCAGGCGCAGGGACTCCCAAGGCCGGACCCAGGGTGACCCCTGCAGCCTCTGCCCGCTCTCACTTTACAAAAGAGGCCTGGGCAGATGTTGGGGTTCAAACCGGCCCCCCGCAGGAGCGATCAGATGAGGTCAAGGTGCCACGGTGCAACACCAGGACCGGCGGTCCCAGGGTCCCTCGGAGAGAGCGCTCCGCCAGAGCCACAGCAGGTCTGGTTTCCTCGCGAACAAGAAAGGGCACCGTCATGCGACCTCAATCTGCCACCGAGGTGAGTCAGATTGCCAAAGCCCAGGGGAGGGCGATGGcgccccgccctcctcctcgcATGGACTCAGTGGCCGTCAAGACGGCGTACGTCTCCAAGACCCCATATGGCCTGGATCTCTCCGGTTTCCACTGCAAGCAGGCGCCGGCTGCAGAGCAGACACTGCACAGGAGCAGCTCTGATGTCTTCCTCTCGCTGAGCACTCATCACGCAATCCCAGCAGACTGCAGTGTTACGTACGCACCTCTGCCACCCTCGTACATCCCCCCCTTCTCAGAGGGCAGCTCGAAGAGCGCATCTGGCCCGGGTCATCAGGAAACTCACAACTGCGGCAGGAGAAGAGGGATGGCCGTCAGTGAGAAAGGCCTCTGTTTGGATTGCACTCCCACAGAAGATGAGATCTCACAGCTCTGGCACGACGTGCGCAGTGCCTTAACCACCAAGGACG CTAAAACAGCACAGAGAAGACAAGCTCCTGAGAATGGGCGGGTTTCAAGGAAGCCCTGCGTTCAGCCCCCCGGCTCGGGGAACAGGAGACCGCTCCCCACCTCTCAG cCCTCAAAACAGACCACGCAGCTGGCCAGACCATTTTCAGTTTCTTCCTGTGCAACGTTTCCGAATAGAG GTTCTGAGAGTACAACCCAGTTTCACCTGGCTGAAGCGCACGCTCAAGGCCTCCTGGAAGAAGAAAGGGACGCGGCGGCCGCCATGGAGACGGCGGCCCAAACACAGAAGCCCGGCCAGCAGCAGGGGCTCACCAACATTTCCTTGGAGGAGCAGAAAATCCTTCTGTCTTTGGAAAGACTCAACCACCAGCTGCACT GTGCGCAGGAATACGTCGGGGTGAATTCTGGCTCACGTGGTCCTGTTCTTATCGGTGAAACCTTTGTAA GAGACATGAAAGTCAGCCTCTACAAGCGATGTGCGTCCTCCGCCAGCAGTCGCTCCAGATTTCAGAAGAAATCCTGA
- the trpc6b gene encoding short transient receptor potential channel 6, with product MIRQAATRKRRQAMRGAGYLFHAQSSLCLSVAEEIFLEAAEYGNAPEVRRMLEELPDLNVNCVNYMGQNALQLAVANEHLEVAKLLLKKKDLSRIGDALLLAISKGYIRLVEAILSHEALEDGQRLSNSPSQADTHDDFFSYDEDGTRFSHDITPIILASQCQEYEIVHILLLKGARIERPHDYFCQCRICSERQRNDSFSHSQSRINAYKGLASPAYLCLSSEDPVIAALELSNELAVLANTEKEFKNDYKKLSMQCKDFVVGLLDLCRNTEEVEAILNGDTDSCHGAESCSRQSLIRFKLAIKYEVKKFVAHPNCQQRLLSIWYENLSGLRQQTTAVKILLVLGVAVGMPALAFVYWIAPSSKLGKLMCGPFLKFVAHAASFVMFLCLLVLNAADRFEGTALLPNMTVQDYPSQLFRMKTTPFTWMEILIISWVIGKIWEECKDIWLQDLREYITEAWNLLDFSILAIFMTSFIARLMAFWHACSAQSFIDEHYTDLSNISLPFEIRYFHLARMHWMPSDPQLISEGLYAIAVVLSFSRIAYILPANERFGPLQISLGRTVKDIFKFMVIFITVFVAFMVGMFNLYSYYLGAKHNNAFTTIEESFKTLFWAIFGLSEVKSVVITINHKFIENIGYVLYGVYNVIMVIVLLNMLIAMFNSSFQEIEDDADVEWKFARAKLWFSYFEHGGSLPVPFNLVPSPRSVAALFLRIRGFIRGGAVRKKIEDSSDEMELKNLRQMEDVTAEASVRPTQHHKIMNRLIKRYILKAQRDKDSDEVNEGELKEIKQDISSLRYELLERGSHDMKTLAKLIRRLGEVTHLRQNEELNHELHILS from the exons ATGATTCGACAGGCAGCCACCAGAAAACGGAGGCAGGCGATGAGGGGAGCTGGTTACTTGTTCCACGCGCAGTCGTCCCTCTGCCTTTCTGTGGCCGAGGAAATCTTTTTAGAAGCGGCGGAATACGGAAACGCTCCCGAGGTCAGACGGATGTTGGAAGAGCTGCCGGACCTCAACGTCAACTGTGTGAACTACATGGGCCAGAACGCTCTGCAGCTGGCAGTCGCCAACGAGCATTTAGAGGTTGCAAAGCTTCTCCTGAAGAAGAAGGACCTCTCTCGGATCGGCGACGCTCTGCTGTTGGCCATCAGTAAAGGTTACATCCGTCTGGTGGAGGCCATTCTGAGCCACGAGGCTCTGGAAGACGGTCAGAGGCTGTCGAACAGCCCCAGCCAGGCCGACACACACGACGACTTCTTCTCCTACGACGAGGACGGGACTCGTTTCTCTCACGATATCACCCCCATCATCCTGGCCTCTCAGTGTCAGGAGTATGAAATCGTCCATATCCTGCTGCTGAAGGGGGCCCGTATCGAACGGCCCCATGACTACTTCTGCCAGTGCAGGATCTGCAGCGAGCGGCAGAGGAACGACTCCTTCAGCCACTCGCAGTCCCGCATCAATGCGTACAAAGGTCTGGCCAGTCCAGCGTACCTCTGCCTCTCCAGTGAAGACCCCGTGATCGCCGCTCTGGAGCTCAGCAACGAGCTGGCAGTCCTGGccaacacagagaaagagttCAAG AATGATTACAAGAAACTGTCCATGCAGTGTAAGGATTTTGTGGTGGGACTCCTGGACTTGTGCCGAAACACAGAAGAAGTGGAGGCCATCTTGAACGGAGACACCGACTCGTGCCACGGCGCCgaaagctgcagcagacagtCCCTCATCAGGTTTAAACTGGCAATCAAATATGAagtgaaaaag TTTGTGGCTCATCCAAACTGCCAGCAGCGCCTCCTCTCCATCTGGTACGAGAACCTGTCTGGTCTGCGTCAGCAAACCACAGCTGTTAAAATTCTCCTCGTCCTTGGCGTAGCTGTCGGAATGCCCGCCCTGGCCTTCGTTTACTGGATCGCGCCGTCAAGTAAG CTTGGGAAGCTCATGTGTGGCCCCTTCCTGAAGTTCGTGGCCCACGCGGCGTCCTTCGTCATGTTTCTGTGCCTGCTGGTCCTGAACGCGGCGGACCGCTTCGAGGGGACGGCGCTGCTGCCCAACATGACCGTTCAGGACTACCCCTCGCAGCTGTTCCGAATGAAGACCACCCCCTTCACCTGGATGGAGATTCTCATCATCTCGTGGGTCATAG GAAAGATCTGGGAGGAATGTAAAGATATCTGGCTGCAGGACCTCCGAGAGTACATCACAGAAGCCTGGAACCTTCTGGACTTCAGCATTTTGGCCATCTTCATGACCTCCTTCATCGCCAGGCTGATGGCTTTCTGGCATGCGTGTTCTGCTCAGAGCTTCATCGACGAACACTACACCGACCTGTCCAACATATCGCTGCCCTTTGAGATCCGCTACTTCCACCTTG ctcggATGCACTGGATGCCCTCCGACCCGCAGCTCATATCTGAAGGCCTGTACGCCATCGCCGTCGTGTTGAGTTTCTCCCGCATCGCCTACATCCTCCCCGCCAACGAGCGCTTCGGGCCTCTGCAGATCTCTCTGGGAAGGACAGTGAAAGACATCTTTAAATTCATGGTGATCTTCATCACGGTCTTCGTGGCGTTCATGGTGGGGATGTTCAACCTGTACTCGTACTACCTTGGAGCCAAGCACAACAACGCCTTCACTAC GATCGAGGAGAGCTTCAAAACCTTGTTTTGGGCCATTTTCGGACTGTCAGAAGTGAAATCAGTGGTCATCACCATCAACCACAAGTTCATAGAGAATATTGGTTACGTTCTGTACGGAGTGTACAACGTCATCATGGTGATCGTGCTGCTCAATATGCTCATTGCCATGTTTAACAGCTCCTTCCAGGAAATTGAG GATGATGCCGACGTGGAGTGGAAGTTCGCCAGAGCTAAACTCTGGTTCTCTTACTTCGAGCATGGCGGAAGCCTCCCGGTTCCCTTCAACCTCGTGCCCAGCCCCAGGTCTGTGGCGGCCCTTTTCCTGAGGATCCGGGGGTTCATCCGTGGAGGAGCTGTGAGGAAGAAGATAGAAGATTCAAGTGATGAGATGGAGCTGAAAAAT TTGAGACAAATGGAGGACGTGACTGCAGAAGCTTCTGTTCGACCGACACAACACCAC AAGATAATGAA